Within the Siniperca chuatsi isolate FFG_IHB_CAS linkage group LG18, ASM2008510v1, whole genome shotgun sequence genome, the region CGTTTCGTTTCGTCTCTTGTGAGTCCTCTGACTTTATGGAAGTGACGACTAAATGCTGGAGGACTTTTTTAAGCAggataaagtttaaaaaagcatcttcttctgtctgttttgagCCTCTGTCCACACTAAGCCTGTTCTTCTCCTCCCAAAACTgaactttttcaaaactgtctTGAAAAACAGAGCTTATGCAAAATCAGCTGCCCGGTGCGGCTCGGTGGCTTTGCGTTAAGAAGACAACATTTAGTTGCTTCTCTCGTTTTAAACGCCACGaacacacagctgctgtcatcCTAAAATATCGATCTTGTCTGCATCGCGGCAGCCTGGGAGTGACTGCTGGTTAACATGTGACGTTTATGAGACATGATTTGTCACGTTTCATACTTGTTTTGTCGACAATAGAACCGGCTCGCGTTGGCTGTCGTTTTCCAGCCGAAAAGaggacaaagaagaaaatattcCTGTTGTTCGGATGTTCAGAATGAAAGCGACCTGGAAACACTCGTATGGACGCATGTCGCTtcaaaccaaaacacattttagaaatgAGACGCAGTAATGCAGACGTAGTCTTAATCTTTAGCTTTTTTGGAACTcgcttttcactgaaaacaaattcatatcttgtttgtttaatttgcacacagacagaaatgtaaaaacctgTTTGTGGTTTCATGAGGAGTTATGTGTTGGAACTGTGACTGCGTGCAGCTTCCTGAAGTCACAGTGAGGTTGTTGGGTTTGGTGCCGGTGAACTGGCGCTATACAGATACTTGCCTTTACTGTCGGGCCTTCAGCTTTCTGCAAGgcacaaaaaagcagcaaaccctcaCATTTAAGCTGGATCCATCAGATGTTctgcattaattaattagcaaaatagttgctgacaaatgttttgttgactGACGAATCGTTTCATTATTTTGAGACTGATGTAGCGAGACAGAGTCCTCCGTCCTTGCACGCTGTTCTTTGGCTGTAAACAGCAGctgatataaaacacaaaagcgAGCTGTGAGGCTTGGGGGGGCATCACCTGCTCCTCCCTCGCTCTGAGGGTAGTTTCTGCACCCTGACACGATGATCGAATAAGTGATTTCATGCCCCTGGCTGAAGTACTGAAGCTGAGTCTATAAGGGAGAGGAGCTTCTCTGCGGAGAGAATATCTttcactgctcacacacacacacacacacacacacacacacactctgctgtaTAAAATGAGttgactgtgtgttttctgaaggTCTGTGAAACTGAATGGAGAAGTGTTGAAGATGGTGGACGATAAAACTCTTCCCGCCTTAAAAGGGAGCCGCCTGCCTCCGGCCGAACGTCTGCAGCTTCCTGCGTACTCGCTGGCCTTCTTCGTCCTCGCAGACGCTCGGGCCGCAGCCTGCATCCCGGCCCGCTGACATCAGCACGGACTCCTCAGGTGACATGTTTCTGCACACGGTCGTCACTACTGAAACCAGCTAATTTAACGCTGAGAGCTGCTCGTCGCTGGACTGGAATTACTTGAACTCAAGTGACCTGAGACAGCAAATAGATTtggtgctgttttgttttgttgacgTTCTCTCATACAACGGATGCTGGAGTGTCTTATTCATGGAAAAATATTACATGCTGTGCTAATAAAGATTTTATTTACTAATTGCGTTACACAAAGGTGGTGACGCTTGTGACCCAAACCACTACTGGTCTAACCTTCCCTGTCTGTCTAAAATCCTAAAATCATGGTCaactaatgctaacatgctgatgttcagcaggtataatgttcaccatcttagcttagcgtgttagcatgctaacattagctggttagcagtgaacacagagcgcagctgaggctgatgggagcgtcagcagctctgcaggtgtttggtcagaaaccaaagtgtcggacacgttaacatgtcgacctgatggtggcgctagatggaaagtcagaggatcagcagagttattacagttcatcctgaggggagcatgaacgatgaagcagcTGCTGAGACGCTTCGGTCCGGATCAGAGTGGAGGAGCGACTGATCAACGTGGCTAAAAATCAATCAGATCCAAACCAGGTTTTCTgccagttttccttttttttatttgaacttAAAGACAAACACTGAATGTGATGCTGCAGCAGGTTCGCGCTCAGCTCAGAGACACGTtactcctcctgctcctccccgTGCGTGATGATGTAACACAGAGATCTGTAATCCAGGTTTCCTGCGGTGTCGATGTTCGACGACTGGAACATCTGCTTCACCTGCAGTTAGACAGATTCATATCACTGATGCGTGAATGACAGGAGTTATCGATGTAGCTGACTTCTGGATGATCGCTGCGTTAAGCTTCAtttagtctgtttttttccatttttgagccctaaaagttaattttaacagcggtggaaagtaactcagtacatttactcaagtactgtacttcagtacaaagtaactaaatacTTGGAGTATTTCCACGTTCTGCTTCTACTCGACTACACCGACTTTTTGCTCCACTACGTTAATCTGACATCGTAATTTACTTTGCAGGTTCAGATTAatcatacaaaatataatcaacaaataaatcaggATGTGTTATTGATTTGagattaaactttattgatccacgattcacaagctacccagcagataatggaaataaattaaaatgagctccaccttcagcagctgacacattaaagtgatgaacacatgaatgcaccaACAATTATAATGCAATGATCTGTATTATTCTGCATGATGAAACTTtcacttttggtactttaagtgcattttgatgctaatattaataataatacaatgataattgtactttttagttttagtaaaaatgtgacttttacttgtaacagagtatttctacacggTGGAGTTGCTACTTTTAGTGAAGTGCGAGATCTGAGTTGCATTTCAACAACTTTCTGTTGGCAGAAAGTTGTTAAGATTCAGATGTTGACACGTGATGGAAATCAACGCGTTACAAACCGTCTCTGACAGGAAGTTTCATCATGAAGCAACACAGTGAAGCTGCAAGATTCTTTACCTCCTCAGACGTGAACCTGTCTGCTTGTGTCATCAGTAGCTTCTGTaatctgcaaaacaaaacaaaaacagaagtatTTCATTTCAGCAAAGTGACGTTTCTAAATCTAAACACACAACTGACAACTTACTCGTCTTTGTGAATGAAGCCTTTGGCATCGGGGTCGAACATTTTGAAAGCGTTTAGGATGGTGTCTTCGGGGTCTgtgcctgcacacacaaaccagaGACAAAGCGTATGATGGCACCTGTCCAGCTCCGTGTGCTCAGGTGTTCCTTTCCTCTTTAGAGTCAGCTAGCTGATTTAAAGCGAGACTACAGTcgagtttccatccaaattcaGAGCAAATTTAAGCTGAATTTCCAGAAACTCTTTAAAATAAAACGTGACGCGCTGCTGCTGCGAGAACGCgagctcattggctgatggaggtgaacagctggtggagctgatcctccagccgctgccgttaaagcaccgcagaagaagaggacgcggcGAGACGACGCCATTAAGAGTTCAAACGATgggaaacatgatggaaacGTGGCGTTTCTATTAGTTTATtgatgtgaggaaggctccagcctcctcatcgctccacacacagctgatgctttCAGCTCCTCGGGCTTCATCACTTCTTCACTCGGTCTGTTTCTGGATTCATCCACAAACAACAGACATTTGGGCTTTtattcaaattttttttaatgttcaaatTGAAAATACGCATTAaagcaggtggatggaaacaaactTCATGTAATTTCTGAAAGAAGAAGTAACACATCCTTCCTCTTACTTCACTAAAACGCACATTTGTGCAATTCAACACGCTGTTGATACAACCTGTGTTGGTCTGGTaagaccagtagcttatggaggctaatgttagcgaactgcatttatgtgtaactgacattacgcAACGTAAGACTCCTTCCTTCTCGTGCCGCTGTTACGCACTTTGTGAAGGCGGCGTCTTCAAGCTAAACCAAGGTCAAATTGCTCGTTCAGCACTCGTGAAATCAGGTCTGtccggtaaatatgaagctacaggcagccggttagcttagcttagcacaaagggggaaactgctagctaATTAACACATCCAATCAAAaaccaagtgtaaaaacaacaagtcgttttttctttttatgggCGATTCTGTGctggactgtttcttggccGGGTGTAGTGACTTCCCGAGGTCTCGTCGTCATCACGAGGTTGCCAGATGAAGTTACTGTAACAACCAGTTTACAACTTGTAAATAACGTTCGCGTCAACATCGAGTCAAGTCGTGATTAAGACTGGGGAAACTCTCAAAAGATTTTGCTGAAAGCTCCGATACCGACTTGGCGACAAATGACGTGGGCCTGTATGTGGGATATAAAACATGGACGCCTCACGTCAGCCAAAGTCTGTAGATCAAAGACCTTAAACCCAAATTTAACGGGAAGGATTGTCAACGTACTTTTTAACTGTCACACAACCGACTCTGCGGTCATATAACCGGCTTGAGTTGTCGGATGGAAGTTGTAAACATGGGAATCTCCAAGAACTCCTACACTTCCCACCATGCAACTTGATAGCGTCTCTGTACACCTGTGAgcgactcctcctcctcctgaactCTAAATTGGTCTTAATGTGTAAACTGGGGTTGCTTCTTTAAGGTTCTCACCGTGGAGCTTTTCTCCGAACAGGTTGAGGAACATGGTGAAGTTGATGGGGCCCGTGGCTTCTTTCAGCATGTCTTCCAGCTCGTTGTCCTTCACGTTGAGTTTACCTGAGCGAACAGCACGTCCACGTCACAACCACGCCACGTCTGACTGATACGTCTAGAAAACATTTACACTCGGAGCTACAAACCCAGGGATGCGTATGTGTCCTTGAGATCTTCTTTATCGATGAATCCGTCCCGGTTCTGGTCGATGAGTGTGAACGCCTGAATTAAAAAGACGAACACGCGTGAGTGCAAGACGAAAACTTTCCGACGATTCTCTCGTGAATGTGACTTTACCTCTTTGAACTCTTGGATCTGAGTTTGTTCAAACATGGAGAAAACGTTGGACGAGGCTCTCTGAGCTCTTTTGGCGcctccttccttcttcttcGTCTTTCTGCTCgcctaaaaaaatgtatacaaatattaTCGTAAACTCAAAGACAGAGAAGAGTTAccatatacatgtgtgtgtatatatattttctgaccAATATTGGGATTGTTTTCTATAAATTGAACTCCAGGCCTGTATTTGTGGTCTATATAatattaaagcccctgaaaacttggtttaaaaagtatttttttttagaacattaaatatttatgactaaataaacaacaatcaaacttagttattatttattaaacgCTCAACAGAAGTCTgtccatgctagcagctctgtgaggctgtacttagattTTACtcgagtaaaagtacaaaagtattagcagcaaaataaacttattatacattattatgcagaatggcccatttcagaataatatatactgtatattatgttataaataTTGCTGCATTAATGTTCATATCAatctaatgttgcagctggtacgGATGGAGTTAATTTTGACTTCT harbors:
- the LOC122865321 gene encoding myosin light chain 5-like, yielding MASRKTKKKEGGAKRAQRASSNVFSMFEQTQIQEFKEAFTLIDQNRDGFIDKEDLKDTYASLGKLNVKDNELEDMLKEATGPINFTMFLNLFGEKLHGTDPEDTILNAFKMFDPDAKGFIHKDELQKLLMTQADRFTSEEVKQMFQSSNIDTAGNLDYRSLCYIITHGEEQEE